In Desulfobulbus oralis, one DNA window encodes the following:
- the bioB gene encoding biotin synthase BioB, with product MNELLQKTGAVLFSGGQIDRDTALALAGAGEALYRLADEVRRHFMGNRFDLCAIINAKSGGCTEDCRFCAQSARHHTGAAQYAIVDRNEALDMAKASDRHGVERLGLVTSGRSLSARTVEQLSGLLKALRAETGLYFCSSVGLMDERIAGALVSSGVRRCHCNLEACRSYFPRVCSTHTWEEKVATLQLARAHGMTLCSGGIIGMGESLAERVDLALELRALGVKSIPVNVLTPIPGTPLGDVTPLTLDEVLTAIALFRLINPDAVVRMCGGRQQLGKAQYRCFSAGANGAIVGNYLTTNGNELAEDLAQIRALGFSFAREAAHA from the coding sequence ATGAACGAACTTTTGCAAAAAACAGGGGCAGTCCTGTTTTCCGGCGGTCAGATCGACCGCGACACCGCGCTGGCGCTGGCCGGAGCGGGAGAGGCGCTGTACCGGCTGGCCGATGAGGTGCGCCGCCACTTCATGGGCAACCGCTTTGACCTTTGCGCCATCATCAATGCCAAAAGTGGCGGCTGCACGGAAGATTGCCGTTTCTGCGCCCAGTCGGCGCGACACCATACCGGTGCGGCCCAGTACGCCATCGTTGACAGGAACGAGGCCTTGGACATGGCCAAGGCAAGCGACCGCCACGGTGTGGAGCGACTGGGCCTGGTCACGAGCGGCCGCAGTCTGAGCGCCAGGACCGTGGAGCAGCTCTCCGGCCTGCTCAAGGCGCTGCGCGCGGAAACCGGCCTGTATTTCTGCAGCTCTGTCGGTCTGATGGATGAGCGCATCGCAGGCGCCCTGGTCAGCTCGGGCGTGCGGCGTTGCCACTGCAATCTAGAGGCCTGTCGCAGCTATTTCCCCAGGGTCTGCAGCACCCACACCTGGGAGGAAAAGGTGGCGACCCTGCAACTCGCCCGCGCCCACGGTATGACGCTCTGCTCCGGCGGCATCATCGGCATGGGCGAGAGCCTGGCGGAGCGGGTGGATCTGGCGCTGGAACTGCGGGCGCTGGGCGTCAAATCCATTCCGGTGAACGTGCTGACCCCGATACCCGGCACTCCCCTGGGCGATGTGACGCCGCTGACCCTGGATGAGGTGCTGACCGCCATTGCCCTGTTCAGACTCATCAACCCGGATGCCGTGGTGCGTATGTGCGGCGGTCGTCAGCAACTGGGCAAGGCCCAGTACCGCTGCTTCAGTGCCGGCGCCAATGGGGCGATTGTGGGCAACTACCTCACCACGAACGGCAACGAGCTGGCAGAGGATCTGGCGCAGATTCGTGCCCTGGGCTTCAGCTTCGCCAGGGAGGCGGCCCATGCTTGA
- the amrA gene encoding AmmeMemoRadiSam system protein A, with protein MRTQGAYLDGRQQQALLAWARQAIARAVHAGDGAAGGSLPDEPVFREKRAAFVTLTRNGRLRGCIGTLLAVESLGDSVRHNALNAALRDPRFAPLAAAELPEIRIEISVLDAPAPLVYRDSEDLLSQLQAERPGLILEADGHRATFLPQVWAQLPEARDFLSALCRKAGLPMDAWQDSGLCYRRYAVQCFREKQ; from the coding sequence ATGCGCACACAGGGAGCGTATCTGGATGGGCGGCAACAGCAGGCACTGCTGGCCTGGGCCAGGCAGGCGATTGCCCGGGCCGTGCACGCGGGAGATGGGGCAGCGGGCGGCTCTTTGCCGGATGAGCCGGTGTTTCGGGAAAAGCGGGCGGCTTTTGTCACCCTGACCAGAAATGGCCGCCTGCGGGGCTGCATCGGCACGCTGCTTGCCGTGGAAAGTCTTGGGGACAGCGTGCGGCATAACGCCTTGAATGCGGCCCTCCGCGATCCGCGCTTTGCCCCGCTTGCGGCGGCGGAGCTGCCGGAAATACGGATCGAGATTTCCGTACTGGATGCACCTGCGCCCCTGGTCTATCGGGACAGTGAGGATCTGCTGAGCCAACTGCAGGCGGAGCGGCCCGGCCTCATTCTGGAGGCGGACGGCCATCGCGCCACCTTTCTGCCCCAGGTCTGGGCGCAACTGCCAGAGGCCCGGGATTTTCTCTCGGCCCTCTGCCGCAAGGCCGGCCTGCCCATGGATGCGTGGCAGGACTCGGGTCTTTGCTATCGGCGTTACGCCGTGCAGTGTTTTCGGGAGAAACAATGA